The Faecalibaculum rodentium genome segment CACTCTGTTCGTGGAAAGGATTGCGCACATCCACGTATCCCGCCTTGATGCGGTTGAAGAACCAGTCCAGGTAGTATGCCGGTATATCCGTGCGGCTGCTGACGTTGAGTATCATGGTTCCATTGTACGCGCAGACTGCCAGCCGCTGCCTGTCTGTGCCACCCTCTGCCTGCAAAGCTGTCCCGGCTCAGGCAACCGTACATCCTCCCCCCGGGATTCATGGTCTGTCAGACGCAGAAAGGCCCGGCATTGCCGGGCGCTTCTTGATGCGATACAGGTTCAGGTTATTGAATACGCAAAATTGGACAGGGTCCACCCCCTTCAATAAAGCGACCTTAGGGTCGATCACCAAAGTCATAAAAGGCAGCTCCGAACCTTCATGGAGGTTCTAAAGCTGCCTTGTTTTGTTATAGTTGAATTAAGGAGTTATAGGGAGAGAATAACGAAGATTTCCCTGTGTTTCATTGGTGAAAGTGGCTGAATGAAGATACTTTGGCAGTTCTCCGCTTAAGGAGGGTGTCAGTACCCCCTTCCAGTCACTGAAACAGTGATATCAGGAACTTTGTGATGAAACAAAAAAAGGAGCAGAGCCCAATTGATTGCCGTCAAGTTCTGCCGCTCCCTGTCTAATGACATGATTATGGTACCGGGAAATCACCCTGAAATCAATTCATCTTTCCAGAATGGATATCAAAAAACTTGTAACAGGTTCTTCGCTGGTACCAGGAAATGCCCTGATTGCCATGATGGTAAGCTGTACCGTCATGGTTCCTATCTCCGCAGTTTCGAAAGTCCCGTAAACGGCGTTCGTGACGAGGTGCTGATCCAGCGTGCAAAATGTTCCATATGCGGTAAAACTCATGCCCTCATCCCCGCTGAACTTGTTCCCTTCTCCCGCGTTCCGCTGCTGGCACAATTCCTGATAGCGGTCATGGCCGGCCTGTTCAAAGGCCCTGATCGCACTCTCCGTCAGGCAGAGTGCGAACTTGCCCGTTACGCTTTGCCTCCTGTCGTGATCCGCTATATCTCCAAACACATCGCCCAATACTGGTCTGATTTCCTTTCACTATTCTTAGACGCCACGCTGGAGGAATTGTGTCTTTTAGCCTGGAAAGACAGGAATAAACAACTTTTCCAAATGTCTAGATATGAGATCGCACAAAGTTTTCCACCATTCCACACAGCTTTTATGACTCACCCCGTATCCTCTGCGATGATGACATCGTGAACAGGAGGAATACCGTGTTGAATGCAGAAAAAGAATTCATGGTGGACTTTTTCGGGCTGGAACCAGGGGAGATCGAGGACATCAGTTATACCAGACAGTCCGACAAACGTCCTGTACTGCGTGTCATTCTCACCAATGATCACGATCCATGCCCTGACTGTGGCTGCCCGCATCCCAGAGTGAAGGAATATATCCCAAAGAAGATCAAATATGCGGATGGAACTGGCAGGGACTGTATCCTGCTTTATCATGCCAGACGGTTCAAATGCCCAGCCTGCCACCGCACCTACTATGAGCCTTCTCCTTTCGTTCAGAAAAAGGGGAAGATCGCGGATAAAGTCGTATTCGACATATTGAAGGATCTCAAGGACTACAACCAGACCTTCGCTTCGGTAGGCCGCAAATACTGCGTTTCAGCCACCACGGTGTCCAATATCTTCGACGCCCATGTGGAGATCCCCAGGAAGAAGCTACCGTCACTCCTGTGCATAGACGAGGTCTATGCGATGAAGACCCAGGGAAGCAAGTATGTATGTCTGCTCCTTGATTTCGAAAAGCAGACACCTGTGGATCTGCTTCCAAACCGCTGGCTCCCTTCACTGCTTGAATATATGAGTCTGATCCCCGAGGAGGAAAGACTCGGAGTCAAAGCGGTCTGTTTCGATATGTACCCGGCTTACAGGAAAATGGTGAAAGCCTGCTTCCCCAACGCCATTGGCGTGGTGGACAGGTTCCATGTGATGCAGGAATTCACCCGCAGGCTGACAAAAGTCAGGATCCGGGTCATGAACAGAACCAGAGCCAGGCGGGAAAGGCTGAAGGAAGAAATGAAGGCCGTGGAAAGCGACTTCCCAAGGGAAAGATACCGGGACGATCCGTGCTGGCAGAGGATATCCGCTGACTGGCAGAAAACCTCTGACCAGTATTATGTACTGAAGCATTTCCACTGGCTCCTCTCAAAAGATGAGGATCTGGATATCTTTGACCCAGGGAGAGAAGGACAATACAACCGACATTTTCAAAAATATATGACGCTCCTGCAGCTGCGGGAGATTCTTCTGGGTATCGACCCTGAACTGGAAGAAGCAGTGCGTTTGAAAAGGGTTTTGACTCACATGTATGAGTCGGGAACATATGATAAAGCAGGAGAACAGCTGTTCAACGAAACTTATGTAGCGTTCAGGAACAGTTCCATCAAAGAGATGAACGGATTCTCCAGAACGATGAAGGAATGGAGAGATGAGATCTTCAATTCCTTCAACACAGTGACTGTTGAATACATGGTCAACAGGAGGAGCGAATATACGATCAAAAGCGTAAGGCTCCACAACGGGATCATTGAGAACCGCAACAAAATGATCAAGTGCATGAAACACAATTCCTATGGCTTTACCAACTGGGTCAGGTTCAGGAATCGTGTAATGTATGTGCTCGATCCAAAAGCGACATATTCTCTGGAGCCCAGGTTCGGCAGTAAGGCTGTGAAAAAGAAGAAAAACAAGTAGAATCAGGGGCTGCCCACAAAGTGGACAG includes the following:
- a CDS encoding DUF6431 domain-containing protein, encoding MIAVKFCRSLSNDMIMVPGNHPEINSSFQNGYQKTCNRFFAGTRKCPDCHDGKLYRHGSYLRSFESPVNGVRDEVLIQRAKCSICGKTHALIPAELVPFSRVPLLAQFLIAVMAGLFKGPDRTLRQAECELARYALPPVVIRYISKHIAQYWSDFLSLFLDATLEELCLLAWKDRNKQLFQMSRYEIAQSFPPFHTAFMTHPVSSAMMTS
- a CDS encoding ISL3 family transposase, translated to MLNAEKEFMVDFFGLEPGEIEDISYTRQSDKRPVLRVILTNDHDPCPDCGCPHPRVKEYIPKKIKYADGTGRDCILLYHARRFKCPACHRTYYEPSPFVQKKGKIADKVVFDILKDLKDYNQTFASVGRKYCVSATTVSNIFDAHVEIPRKKLPSLLCIDEVYAMKTQGSKYVCLLLDFEKQTPVDLLPNRWLPSLLEYMSLIPEEERLGVKAVCFDMYPAYRKMVKACFPNAIGVVDRFHVMQEFTRRLTKVRIRVMNRTRARRERLKEEMKAVESDFPRERYRDDPCWQRISADWQKTSDQYYVLKHFHWLLSKDEDLDIFDPGREGQYNRHFQKYMTLLQLREILLGIDPELEEAVRLKRVLTHMYESGTYDKAGEQLFNETYVAFRNSSIKEMNGFSRTMKEWRDEIFNSFNTVTVEYMVNRRSEYTIKSVRLHNGIIENRNKMIKCMKHNSYGFTNWVRFRNRVMYVLDPKATYSLEPRFGSKAVKKKKNK